Part of the Athalia rosae chromosome 2, iyAthRosa1.1, whole genome shotgun sequence genome, GTTATCCAATTGATAtgcgaactttgaaaatgccACAACCTCGTTATCTCGCCGAGGTACTACGATCGATCACCGACCTTGTCGTATAATACGATTACATTGGATCATACCCATTAAAATTGCGAAGATATCGTCACACGGTTTCACGACTGAACAACTGCCTGCGATGACCTCACGTCGATCGCTCAGGTCGTAAATCAAAAACCGAAACCTAATCAGGACGCAAACAATCGATCCGAAGATAATTTTCCATGCAAAAAATTGCGTTGCAATATTGGATACcgacttttcgaaaaatgacgCAAGCGATGGTAATTGAAAAACGTTGCAGTTTCGCTCCGGGCCACGCTTATGATATTTTTAACATCACTCGAATGCTTTTTTTCGGCTCCTCGTGGAAAATGCAGCaataatttctaatttttctaattttttaattctcgcAATTAGATATTCAAAGTCTACTCCAGGCGAATAACAGACGAGGTATATCTTGTTCTTCGGTCGTCAAACGAGATGTCGATACGGCGTGATATATACGCtctcgaattttatatcaGATCCGTAGAGTCCGCGGGTATCTCGGACGTAATAATTAGACATATCGGATAGCGAACGAAATCAGAGTGCACGGTTGCGCAACTCCGTCAAAAAATCGCTCCGGGTACAACGCGGTTCGTCGAATTGTGCTCGAATATACACGAATCGGTCGACGGACGCGAGCCGTCCGTACGGTTATCAATTCGTGACAGCTACACTAATTCGTTCGGTGAACGACGATTAGATTCCGATCTTTCGAGGTCGTATACCCGCGCACCCCTCATTTTCAGATACCGCGACGCGCGCGGACTTCTCCggcaaaataaagaaacgtcAAAACGAGAAATTCGTTGACCTCGTTGTGCGTAAATTTGACGGTGCTTTTCAGGTGGATTTCCAGAGTAGCATCTTCGCGTCGCCTGTGATCGACCTGCAGCACTTCCTCTACTCGACCCCGACCGACGAGGTTCGCCTTCAGAATTTCAACAGGCTGATACAACACTACCACCGCGAACTGACCTCCATCCTCGCCAAGCTCAAGGTCCAAACAAAGTCGCCCACGATGGAGGAGCTCCTCGAAGAGATGGACAAACACAGCGCCTACGGCGTTCTCGTCGCGTTCACCCTGCTTCCGATAACCCTCGGCGAGGGATCCATCACATCCGCCATACTCCGGAATTCGACCGCACCCTCCGAAATAAGAAGCATGCTGTCCGACGAGCAGTTCAGGGCGACCTTCAGAAGACTTATAACACATTTCGACAGCAAGGGATACCTTGACTAGTCGCTGTATACGACGAAAACACCTGTAAAATTTACAACTCGCCGTCGGTTTTGGTTCAACTTTGAGAGGGTGGATAATCGGACGTGTGCCCCTGTAACCAGACGCATATTTTGTGTATTCTCGAATGCCTCGCAAagttatacgcgtacacacgcgtCAGTTATGCGAACGAAGAACGAGCGAAGATCGTCGAAGGTCGAGTATCATCGGGGTTAGTTACGTTACGCGTTGCATCGGCGGCGTGGTGTGACAGCTGAATCGATGGCTGAtcgaaaataacgaagagTGATTAAAGTAAATGCACAAGGTAAAGTTATAAAAAATTAGCACCTAATTCCATCAGCCAACGACGTGGGCAAACGCTTTCGTCACCGCAGGGGTTCGGAGTGTCCAAATCTAATCGTTATCGACCGAAGTAATCAGGTGTACCTATTTGGCTTGATTACGAATCGATACCGTTGAGACTTGGATATCGGAAGATTTGTACCACATTCCTATCAAATCCTCAGCCTATCGTCGTCCGCGCAACCCGCTCTTTATCATCGTTGATCCactttcccctctttttttcctcattattagcatacacgtgtacgtatgtacatgggtatacatatagtgctTGTACTCGATCCTATCACGAATCCTTAAATTAACACAAAGTCATCGTACGATAGATAAGTTTCAGCCCATTCATGTTCATAatatattgttttaattgtCATCGTCGGGGTCCCATTAGTTTAATTCGATTATATATGTGGATATATGCGGTATTACAAATGATACAAGATATTATCATATCATCAACATATGTCGACTTTTGTTGACCCGGATTTTCCTTATTGTAATTAGATACACGCTAcgcacaaaaattaaaaaaagcacTTGTATTTTGTCGTGAGTCGTCAAACAGCAGATTTCGCTCGGTATGagtaaaaacaattttcgtgcagacaaagaaaaaattttcggttctCCCGAGTTCTAGTCTCACGTGAATATGCTGGAAAAACAGAAGTACCGTTACCGGATGACCTCTGCTTTGGCTCATCAGCTGAAAACTTCACTTGCGGAGGGcggttcgaacgaaaaatggaatgtgcagaaattaaaaaattctgaagtcagaaaaaaaaactttgtgcCAATTTGTCAATACGGAGTATACGAGGTCATCTCGATAGGGTAAAACAATTTCTGATATAATTCCGAACCGATGTATAGGTAATTATGAAATAAGTGACTAGCTTGACGCGGAAGGTGAGAGGAAATCGTAGGTGGGAGAAGGCTCGAGCGGGAAAGACTCTTCCGATGCAACCGCCCCCGCGACGCCTAGCTGCGCTGGCGCGTTACCTTatccaccctccaccctcgGTCGCAGAGTCAACGCGAGCCGCGAGGACAGAGTTCGCGAAGAAATGGCCGACCATTCGTCCGGACATGCGCCTCGTAACCAGGTAATACATGGACCAACGATATGCAGGCACAGGCCACCGTAATGAAACCAGGACACGTTTGACATTGTACGATTACGAAGAATCGAAatatctccaatttttttcgcgacatggagcgaaaaattggcgataacgcGGTCGATTCGATGGATGATTAATTTAATTAGcagataaaaatttctgaactcaAAATATGTTGGAAtacgctaaaaaaaaaaaaataaacaacgatTTTCGCCCGAAagatcgacaaaaattaaagGCCGCAGCGTTTGTGAAATCTCTAGTTAAACACATCGCCGCTTACAAATAAATGGAATATACaattttgtacgtacgttcgattCCTCGATTCTTCTACTTTGTTCTTATTGTCGGACGTGTGCAATGATCGAGTGACTATAACGCAACTGCTTCGCACGAGTCGGTGAAAGGTTTCCAGCCAGATTGCCACCGGGAAAATATGCAGTGCGAACAAAGGTGTCTTTTGGTCGTTTGGTGTGCGACTGAAGTATTAAAATCTTATCTGTTTGTTCAACATCCGTATCTCTCTATtaacttctatttttattaGAGTTTTTCCGGCTGCTGTGTAATGACTGTGTTTTACTACTATATCGTACACGGACCCAAAAAGTCGATACATATGTAAAaccatgtatgtacgtacgtagctacAGAGTCAGGTTCAAAGATACGAGCTTATCATTTGCTGCCACGAGAACAGTAGTGAAAGGCAAATATTTAAATcgttgtataatataactcACGTTGCTATCATAATTCATGCATAAACGAGCACGTCTCTTCAGACTTCGAATGATCGGGTGGGAATGAGAGTCAGCTTTTTACGATTtcagcaacaaaaaaaaaaacttaccgcTGCGTCTATTGAGTCTTCGAGACATTTACTGTCATTCTATTTCGGTTCTTTACAACggtaatataaaaatgaacccACTCCACTTCCAATGTCACGTGTTCGTCCATTCCGGGTATACCCCATCCCGCAccggttttttcaattttcgggaTACTCCGTCCCGCAGTTccggtttttttcgattattggGGCACCCCATCGTGCCCAGCACATCCCGTTTTTCCCGGAGTTTTCTACATGCAAAAAATTCTTACCTGACATGCAGGCGTCTTAACGGGTTAAAAACTAGCGGAATTTTTACCATTGACTTTTTAACTGCGGCAGTATAATTTTTTGgcagaaattcaaatccttGCGGCAAAAAACtgtggctttttttttcaacccttcaaTGGTTCTTGTGAAACCTCTCGGCACTCCGTTACACAGATCCTAAAATTTTTGGGATAACtgaagacttttttttaacgaattggACACGAAGCAGCCCTTACAGTTGTTACAAATGTTTGCACATTTTCTACCCGGTATAGATTCGGGCGAACGCAATCTGGAAAAATGCAAACATGTGGGAAATCGGAATGCATATAATTATGTGATTGCGAGCTCGTTTGGCTAACGGTCCGTACGAAGtgggaaagaaataatttatcgattttttttccccgtttttcaAGTGTACCTGCGGGCAAAAAGTCGTCGCAGCCGAACGACCACGCTCGGATACCAACTCCGACGAATAGTAACCCACACAGATTCCGATCCGTATATCTATAGATTAACCGATGTGCACTTAGCTCGGTATTATGTCTCCAGGTACAGGATTTCCCAACCAAGACCGGCTTGTTTTAAAACGAGAATGGGAGCTGCGGAGAGCGTGGACCGTGCGTAATACCGTAAGGAAGAATCCTGACCAAAATCGTTTTGCGGTATagattataaaaatgaaactctTATCATGGCTTCTGAGAATctctatgatttttttcatccctctccgAGCGACacgaagtttggaaaaaaaaggcttTGACGAAGTCGCTCCATGGCCCGAACGACAACCTATCATACTTATTTATACTAATTGACGCTTTATGCTGTACGCATGCGGAATGTTGGCGTATAACATTGTAGATATGTACAAGCATAGtataacatacatatgtacatcatACACAGTATGTTGGCGCAGCGTAGACGTACGCGTCGCGTGTGGTACGGGTGGGTGgatggatataggtatatgtccGATAGGAGGCAAAGGAAAGGCGGGTAGCTGTTATATTTTTGTCGGCTCGTCGGTGAACGTTCCGCGGTATGGAGTTCTCTTTAATTGATTCAATCGGTGAAAAACACGCGGAGCGTACGCGACCGCCCCTGCAGGTATAGCTGTTAGCGCTGTGGCAGTGTTGCGCCCTCTTTACCGCGAGCATCGCCGGGAGGCAGCGACGGGTCCCGGCGTAACGAGACGCTGGAGCGAAACTCTAGCCCCCTATTTCCGAGCCGATTGTGAACCCCAACCCCCGACACCCACCCCCCTACTACCGACCACGCGACCGTACATCGTATCcgcatatgtgtgtatacacgtatacatatattgtatgtataatacgatcgtgtatgtacgtacctataaatGCGTATACAGATTGTAAATTGTGCGCATTTTTATATCGTATGCATcgttttccgaaaaaaagaagaaaatcaaaatcaagtCTTATGGGCACCCCGAGTACtcgaaatatacgtatagaagcTGATAGGGTACAGGGTGATACGTTATTTATATATAGCTACATAGATTACTATCTGTATCTATTAATATTACACCCAATAGTTGCTCGTATACATATGATCTCGGTCTGGTGCAGCGTACGGGGTGCGGACTACCAACGAAGTAAATAATCCAGCTTCAATCTTCGGTCGAGCGATGATATTATGTTTAACGAACAAGCCGGATGGGAGGCTTATGGAGATGCAGGTGAGGTAGGGTTACGAGGGTCCTTCACACGCGATCCAATGGCGATTCGACGTCCGAGGCAAGTTGATACAAGTCCCCAACCACGCGGCCGCGGGTTTCCGTAATTAAGAGATTAAACTCTGTTGCCTAACACCCGCTACGCGCTCACGTTACCGCTATAACCGCCcaggtatacctacacctacgTATGTGCTTCCAGGCCGTGGCCACTGCACCACCGCCCTCCGCGTTCCCCTCCATATTTATATGCCTCCCGATATACAGGGTGTACCGTGTCGGTTGGACCATTTCAATTAATCGAGATAATGGACCAGtcttctgaaataaaaaaaattgcattcatTTTACTCTCTTGTACGAAAATCTTAGGGCCCAGATGAGGAGAGAGGACTTTCGGCGATATTGGTATCTCATTCGTACAGGTGATTTTATCTAGGTGACACGAGTCGATAACCTGATCACACACAGGCAGCAGCTGATTGAAAtacaaattgtgaaaaattcaaaatttgatgaaaacaaGATCCCCTTttgagaaaatatatgtattaccTCTGGTCCCTTATGTACCTTACAATTatagttattttcatttcactctgCGGACTCTCCCGATCTGGACATCTAGGAGCAGAGAGGTCTGGAGAAttgtgatatttgaaaaaaaaatcagaaccaACGACTCGTCGGGATCTAAAAGTATACataaaacaaatttattagtatatacgtacaatgtatACTGCATTATGCACACCTGTGGATCGTTCTCCAGAGTCGAGTCAGCCTTGTATAAATTTagtgtatatattcatattacaTCGCCCTTGGTCTATGCGTAACGCTATACCCATCGAATCCGAATGTCATTATCACCTGCACATATTTCATCTGCGCGTCGTCGCCTATTCATGTGTACTTAGTACACGTACTCATCGCGTTGTACCTATGTGTCTATTAATCCGCTAGCGACGATCGTAAattcatacacgtatatatagtagacttataatataattaaacgTATGTAAtgcataattataaaatatacataggtacaacTCTATGTACAGTAGCATGTAAAGGTTTTGTCGTTCCCCAGACTATATAGAGGACAACGCGATCTCGAAGAAAAGTCAATTCAGCATTTCGGTTCAACCCCTGCCGCACGTCATACTTCGGTGTGGAGAATTGAATTCCTAATTGACAGATCCGCCAGCGCGTGCGGAGCTCCGTCTAAAATGTCACATTCTTCCGAGGCGCGGCTATAAAGTGCGCAATGTATTTCTACATTATCTGTATACCAATACACCCATGTGAATTGTTATACggcaaaaattaataagaggtgaaaaaaaaagtaaagaccAAAAAAGGTGTCCCTAAAATGACACCGCTTCGCGATCTTGGTCCTTCTAAACAATCTTTCAGgttctgaaacaaaaatcactTCCACCTGCAGTTCTGCAAGAACTCATCGTCACTGCatcaaaaaaaatccaagttaTTTTCGTACACCCTGCGAAACATTAcacaaatttattaaaattgataaattttcatcatatatacatgaatatgtGCCTGTCATATACAGTAACGCGCTTAGGCTTATGGAAGCACAACAAGATGGCGAATAAGCTCGTTACAGATTCCCCTGTCATAAGGGAGTGACATAGACctgataatacggagataccttaCAACCGCAACATGGCGCATTTAATcaagttatatatataaatttgctGTAAAACATTATCGCAAGATTATGAATAGTATACGGTACACATGTGACAACCGATTGCATAAACATGTAAGGGAAGCCAGATAGGTGTATAACTCATCGTATTAggatacaggtataggtatatacctgttAACTATGTCTACGCCCCTACTATGTGTAACATGAAGTACCTCTAATAAGTGCGACAAGTCCGCGCACTGAAGTCATTTAGAAATGTTACGGTAGATTTTATAGATACGTGCGTAATAAACCCATGACGCGTAGTATCTacaggtatatctatacacgctCATCGCTCGTACGAtaccaaaaatatttcaagtaaTAGACCATTTCAAGGGCAATGATCATAACAATGGTAATAACAAATAATGCACCGCCATGGTGATAATTGTTATACGTGCAATAATAAagcaaaataatgaaatagtTCGGCAGGGCCTATACTACGTATATCGGTTTTCCTAGGCAGAGGTCAGGTAAGTACAGCATCGTAAGATGAAGAAATCGAGCCGATTTTCCGAAGCTTTGATCTCGATTTCTTTCACATACACGCCACAGATCTGATTGGCTCCGAATACAATGACATTGCCGAATAATGTGGATCCGTGCGAGCTGAGGCTGATTGTCCTATAGATGTGCACGAGTAGTAGGTATTATAGGTACGGGTGTTCTATACGAGATTTGcttttatacatacaccgaCGTATACCCAACAATTATTCAATAGAAGAGCGCTGCTAGCTATAGCTATGGCCATGGGAGGAGCCATTATTGATAAAATAGAACACggaatattttgaaatctGATCTTTTAATTCGTAAATAGAgatattatttctattaaCGGTAATAATACCTGCTTTATGCCATTCTTATAGCTTTACCCAGCTACGCTACttacccacctacccaccttTTCTGTACCTATCCATCTATTCGGCGTcgacgcatacatatatgtataatatatccaGACGTGTACCTCGCAAAAGAGTTCTGAGGTACCGCTTTTAATAGCCCGGACATGGGTGGTGCACCAAGCTCGGCGGCTCCAGTTGGTgtcggatgaaattttatactCACGCCCTTCTGTAATTCCAAGGTCATTATTAACCCTTACAATCGGACTCGGTGATctgaagaaagtaaaaatgaatagtGTATATTGAATAAAGTGAGGAGAGAAATTCGTTCATCCTTGATTTCTACAATGTTTCTACTACGTGATTTTACGTCGTGCGTTCCTATACTCGGCGATTATTATAATCAGAATTGTTATCATTTATCGAGGCTTTTTCTTATCATCAGTATCGTCATCATCAGCGTCGTCGCAGTGTTTTTATGAACAATTTCAGAAATTGATGAGCCAAGCATGCTACAGCTATATTAATATTCGtagattcttgaaaaaaaaaaaaaaaaacggttcatCTAGATCATCGTTTTCTCTTCGCCAACATCAGAATTTGAGCATTTCGGTAATCGACCAATTATTGATCTTTCGTCTTGAACCGAGGAGAGGTGTCCACGCAATGCACCGATGCCGATTGAAGTCCGGTCAGCAGTTGTGTTATACCAGTGCTCtatacgaaaaatattcgattcacCCTTCAAGCGCCATCTAACAAAACTTGCAAAAGGGTGATCATTATTCGAATGTCGACGGAATCTCGGGTTATCCGCCGCCGACTTTCGAAAGACACTTCCATCGTCAGTTTCCTCAAACAGTGTCGTTGGCAGTACTGCTCGGCAAACAAATTACtcgtaattgaataaatcatTAGTGAATTATTGGCTGAATGACAGAGATAGAGTGACTCCATTCGAATCGTTACGCAATACGCTGTTGTCTCGACATAAGGGTGAAAAGTAAAGGATTTCATATTGCCGACACGGAATATCGGTAAGGTGGTAAGCAGAGACAAGTCATATTGACTATCAAAATCTTGAATCGGTCAATTCCGGATATAATAGCCCCCATGACGCAGATTAGTATTTTCGCTACGTGTTTGTCCCGCTTCATTCAGCCATCGTCTGTCGCCCGGTTCGCTCGTTCTTTTCATCTATCGACAATTAACAATATGGTTATCGCTGTGAGTACGAATCTTTTTAATCATAcccaatatatctatggattAGTAAAGTTTGATTGACGAACAGGTTGGTGATAAACTTCCTTCGGTCGACCTCTTCGAGGACACGCCGGCAAACAAGGTCAATCTTGCCCAACACGCAgccgggaaaaaaatcattatattCGCTGTTCCTGGAGCTTTTACTCCCGGATGCTCGAAggtaatatataaaatttccgtttttctgaaaatttcacatctATACTCAAGTGTCACCAAATACTATTTGGATGTCACGACTCCACATTTGTGTTATATTCACGTTGTATTGTGCGATTTATGTATTTGCGACATGCCTGAGACTTTCGACCCTACATGACTTAGCACTTGATTGTATTATAAGGTTCCGGTCAACAAATCTACATATTGGTGGTGTTATAATGCCAACATGAGTCATGCATGTTAGTAATCATTATGATATTAGCCAATGGGCATTTAGATGATACCTATTTATCTGTTACATCTTCTGTAACAGGAATCCTTACTGTAAATATTACCACAAGCTTACAAGAAAAGTAGTCGCTGAGATATTCACATCCGTTAGTTTTACACTCGGCATGATTTTATACTTCAGATTTCACAATCTGAATTTGCTGACATAACTTACAACCAAGCGATCTGGTTATGATGGAGTATTGCGCTATAAGTTATCTGGTTAAAACCATGCGATGCTTTCAAGCATCGATAAAGTAAAGGTACTGattgatgcaatttttttcagacccATCTTCCGGGATACATCCAAAAGGCTCCTGAGCTGAAAGCACAGGGTGTTCATGACATTTTCTGCATCGGTGTCAACGATCCGTTCGTTATGTCAGCTTGGGGTAAAGAACACAGTGTTGAAGGCAAGGTATGTTATAGTCGTATACATTTTAATCTACCCTTATCTCAAGCAATGTAAAGTTTAAGATAAGATTTCAATTTCctctgaaaaatatgaatcatTACCTACTTCAAACCATGAaataatgtggaaaaaatcagTTCTAATCCACAATGTAGAGTAATCTACAAATCACTGGTCTGATAATATAAATGTTGTATTGCCGTTCTTTTTTCAGGTGCGTATGCTCGCCGACCCAACAGGTGCATTCACAGATGCCCTCGAATTGTCAGTTGATCTCCCAGTGCTTGGGGGTAAACGCAGCAAACGTTACTCTATGGTTGTTGAGGATGGTGTGGTCAAAGAACTTAATGTCGAGCCAGACAATACTGGGCTCTCCTGTTCCCTGGCTGATCGCATACGTTCCTAAACACATCTACAAAACTGATTGTTAGTTACTCCAGACGCTACTTCTATGCCAATATTGGCAATATTCCTTATCTATATCTACTATCCGTACTTCATGGGAGAAGATGGCACATGGGCTCATAATGAATATGGAGTTTTTCAGTCATTTTCACTTTGAtcgtctttgttttttctacagTCAAGTCTACTttgcttgaatttcatttcaaggCAGAGATCAGAGATACAGGCTAGACTTCTTATGAAAAATGGCTCCTAAAACTCTTCATTCATTGCCGTTcagctttttctctccatttttcgtAGTCTGCTACAATGTATGGTGAACTTGTGGCATTACATAAAACTGGTCCAAGAATGATTTAATTTGTTGCTAGAGCAGTAGTTTGTTCGTTTGAAGCGATTTGAGTTTTAACCGACgttgttgaagaaaaacattATAGAAAGAACACAGTTATTATAATGACCATTCGAAATTATCATGCATACACAATTATTTGCCTTATGTTGTGATGACAGTctggtaaataaatataatgcgttgtatataatattattcatcgTGTACTTGCATTCTTCGGGATAATCAAACTTAGAATAGTACCTGTAATCTAAGTAATGGTAAGAGAAGAATCACACGAAGTTGCACTTTTGCAAATGTTAGTCAGGtcaacaaaattatttcatttcgaagcAACTGACTACTGTCAAATGTACGCGCGCACATAGTAAATTGGAAGTCAACCGCAAAACTGtgctattttttatcttctccaAGAGATGTCCCACGTCACGGTAGGTAACACAATTTGACGGCACGGCTGAATGGTTCGTGACGGCGTGGACCTGTTAAAAAGcggtttattatttatttctttgtttaAGAAACAAAGATTTATTAAACAAAGGCGACAATAAGTGACAGATAAATATGACGAATAAATTCTGATGAGGTAATTTGTAGATTGTAGTTGAACTGCTATATTTACAGACTAAGGTGATCATGTGAGTGAGGTTACATTTACTTGTCAAACTCGCTGTAATTctgaagatttttcatttattaccaTAAGATAATAGCA contains:
- the LOC105691497 gene encoding peroxiredoxin-5, mitochondrial-like is translated as MTQISIFATCLSRFIQPSSVARFARSFHLSTINNMVIAVGDKLPSVDLFEDTPANKVNLAQHAAGKKIIIFAVPGAFTPGCSKTHLPGYIQKAPELKAQGVHDIFCIGVNDPFVMSAWGKEHSVEGKVRMLADPTGAFTDALELSVDLPVLGGKRSKRYSMVVEDGVVKELNVEPDNTGLSCSLADRIRS